In Monodelphis domestica isolate mMonDom1 chromosome 4, mMonDom1.pri, whole genome shotgun sequence, one DNA window encodes the following:
- the LOC100022294 gene encoding LOW QUALITY PROTEIN: glucose-6-phosphate exchanger SLC37A1-like (The sequence of the model RefSeq protein was modified relative to this genomic sequence to represent the inferred CDS: inserted 4 bases in 2 codons; deleted 2 bases in 1 codon), with protein MASLHTGIQLITSFTRDQWYRVFIFILTFLLYTSFHLYRKLISIVKGELHKHCASHGKVKLNIVNENAFRAPVGKISDNEPHCHRAPFDKKNYQQLLGALDYSFLCAYAIGMYLSGIIGEHLPIRYYLTFGIFASGAFITLFGLGYFYNIHNFGFYVITQIANGLVQTTGWPSVVTCIGNWFGKGRRGLIMGIWNPHTSVGNVLGSLIAGSWVSTCWGLSFVVPGIIIAXMSTVLFLFLIEHPRDXKCSSTPLVSSKSYENGTDSECKKILYTKDNSKNPDPEIQSLLADGENDTIQTKFVTVLHGDGGNGMAPIGFLGAAKMVSYIFLFWLPLYITNIDHFDAKKAGDISTLFGIGGIIGGILADVISDRRGKQASTCGLMLLLAAPMFPMFSRVSKMGLEATIVMLFISRALVNGPYALITTAVSADLGTHKSLKGNSKVLSTVTAIINGTGSVGTDLGPLLIGLISPSGWNNVFYMLMVACATALLFLVCLIQKELCYTGSIPGEECQFKEH; from the exons ATGGCTTCACTCCATACTGGAATCCAGCTTATCACTTCATTCACAAGAGATCAATGGTACAGGgtcttcatttttatcttgacTTTTTTGCTGTACACAAGTTTTCACTTATATAGGAAACTTATCAGCATAGTTAAGGGTGAACTACATAAGCACTGTGCTTCTCATGGTAAGGTTAAACTCAACATTGTCAATGAAAATGCCTTCCGTGCTCCTGTTGGGAAAATATCAGATAATGAACCTCACTGCCATAGGGCACCATTTGATAAGAAGAACTATCAACAATTACTGGGAGCATTGGATTATTCATTCCTTTGTGCTTATGCAATTGGAATGTATCTAAGTGGCATAATAGGGGAACACCTGCCAATTAGATATTACCTAACATTTGGAATATTTGCCAGTGGAGCCTTTATAACTCTTTTTGGTTTGGGCTATTTCTACAATATTCACAATTTTGGTTTCTATGTCATAACTCAGATAGCTAATGGGTTGGTGCAGACTACAGGCTGGCCTAGTGTGGTGACATGCATTGGCAACTGgtttggaaaaggaaggagaggctTAATTATGGGAATTTGGAATCCTCACACCTCTGTGGGGAATGTCTTGGGATCTTTGATTGCTGGCTCCTGGGTGTCTACCTGTTGGGGACTATCTTTTGTAGTACCTGGTATCATCATTGC AATGAGTACagtgctttttctctttctcattgaACATCCCAGAGA AAAGTGTTCTTCCACACCATTAGTTAGCTCAAAAAGCTATGAGAATGGAACAGATTCAGAGTGCAAAAAAATTCTGTACACCAAGGATAATAGCAAAAATCCGGACCCAGAAATTCAGAGTTTGTTAGCAGATGGTGAAAATGATACAATTCAAACAAAGTTTGTCACAGTACTGCATGGTGACGGAGGAAATGGAATGGCTCCAATCGGTTTCCTAGGTGCTGCCAAGATGGTCagctatatatttcttttttggctgCCACTCTATATCACAAATATAGACCATTTTGATGCCAAAAAAGCTGGGGATATCTCCACTTTGTTTGGTATTGGAGGAATCATTGGTGGAATCTTGGCAGATGTGATCTCAGATAGACGGGGAAAGCAGGCTTCTACCTGTGGATTAATGCTGCTGCTAGCAGCTCCAATGTTCCCTATGTTCTCTAGGGTCAGTAAAATGGGCCTAGAAGCTACAATAGTTATGCTTTTTATCAGTAGAGCTCTTGTCAATGGTCCTTATGCCTTAATCACAACTGCAGTCTCTGCTGACTTGGGTACCCATAAAAGTTTGAAGGGAAATTCCAAAGTTCTCTCCACTGTGACAGCTATCATTAATGGGACTGGTTCTGTAGGTACTGACTTGGGTCCTCTCTTAATTGGGCTTATCTCCCCTTCTGGCTGGAACAATGTGTTTTACATGTTAATGGTAGCATGTGCCACTGCCTTATTGTTCTTA GTGTGTCTCATACAGAAGGAACTGTGCTACACAGGATCCATACCTGGAGAAGAGTGTCAATTTAAAGAACATTAG